A genomic region of Tsukamurella pulmonis contains the following coding sequences:
- a CDS encoding MarR family winged helix-turn-helix transcriptional regulator, whose product MEDYTDDRILGQPIGYWASMTGRSAVRFIRATLERHGLTQPQWWALNYIADRPDGVGMDEVVEYHRGFVDTDDALRPDVTCLVATGLLDDTDGALTVSPAGRRRRDETWPDIRSALAQIRAGVTDDDFITTIRTLQRMIDNIGDPAWHA is encoded by the coding sequence ATGGAGGACTACACGGACGACCGCATCCTGGGACAACCGATCGGCTACTGGGCCAGCATGACCGGACGATCCGCCGTCCGGTTCATCCGCGCCACGCTCGAACGCCACGGGCTCACCCAACCGCAGTGGTGGGCGCTGAACTACATCGCCGACCGCCCCGACGGCGTCGGGATGGACGAGGTGGTCGAGTATCACCGCGGCTTCGTCGACACCGACGACGCGCTGCGCCCCGACGTCACCTGCCTCGTCGCGACCGGGCTGCTCGACGACACCGACGGCGCCCTCACCGTCAGCCCCGCGGGCCGGCGGCGCCGCGACGAGACCTGGCCGGACATCCGCTCCGCCCTCGCGCAGATCCGCGCGGGCGTCACCGACGACGACTTCATCACCACGATCCGGACCCTGCAGCGGATGATCGACAACATCGGCGACCCCGCCTGGCACGCCTGA
- the sufU gene encoding Fe-S cluster assembly sulfur transfer protein SufU encodes MRMEQMYQDVILDHYKHPHGRGLREPFEAEVHHVNPTCGDEVTLRVHLSDDHETVVDVSYDGQGCSISQASTSVLTDQVIGEPVGEALKMLQSYTEMLQSRGQVEGDEDLIGDGIAFAGVSKYPARVKCALLGWMAFKDALSQIIDSEEKTA; translated from the coding sequence ATGCGTATGGAGCAGATGTACCAGGACGTGATCCTGGACCACTACAAGCACCCGCACGGCCGTGGGCTGCGCGAGCCCTTCGAGGCCGAGGTGCACCACGTCAACCCCACGTGCGGTGACGAGGTGACCCTGCGGGTGCACCTGTCGGACGACCACGAGACCGTCGTCGACGTCTCCTACGACGGGCAGGGCTGTTCGATCTCGCAGGCCTCGACCTCGGTCCTCACCGATCAGGTGATCGGCGAGCCGGTCGGCGAGGCCCTGAAGATGCTGCAGTCCTACACGGAGATGCTGCAGTCGCGGGGGCAGGTCGAGGGCGACGAGGACCTCATCGGCGACGGCATCGCCTTCGCCGGCGTCTCGAAGTACCCCGCGCGCGTGAAGTGCGCACTGCTCGGCTGGATGGCGTTCAAGGACGCGCTGTCCCAGATCATCGACTCGGAGGAGAAGACGGCATGA
- a CDS encoding metal-sulfur cluster assembly factor, producing the protein MSENAAEAAGTAADQAQAGDNPLNLPTLFDVEEAMRDVVDPELGINVVDLGLVYDLRVDDDAAVTIDMTLTSAACPLTDVIEDQTRAALVSSGLATDAKINWVWMPPWGPDKITDDGREQLRALGFTV; encoded by the coding sequence ATGAGCGAGAACGCTGCTGAGGCCGCCGGCACCGCGGCCGACCAGGCGCAGGCCGGCGACAACCCGCTGAACCTGCCCACCCTGTTCGACGTCGAGGAGGCCATGCGCGACGTGGTCGACCCCGAGCTGGGCATCAACGTGGTGGATCTGGGCCTCGTCTACGACCTGCGGGTCGACGACGACGCCGCGGTCACCATCGACATGACGTTGACCTCGGCGGCCTGCCCGCTGACCGACGTCATCGAGGACCAGACCCGCGCCGCGCTGGTCTCGTCCGGCCTCGCCACCGACGCCAAGATCAACTGGGTGTGGATGCCGCCGTGGGGCCCGGACAAGATCACCGACGACGGTCGTGAGCAACTGCGCGCACTGGGCTTCACCGTCTAG
- a CDS encoding acyl-CoA dehydrogenase family protein — protein sequence MFEWSDEDLMVRDALRAFIDKEVRPHVDELETGALPPYDITRKMLQTFGIDQVNRENLEAELAAEEAGEKPKAGGSSTLSSSMFLILNVEMAGVSLGLIGSMGVSMGLTVSTIKSRGTLAQKKRWLPELVTMEKVGAWAITEPDSGSDALGGMKTTVRRDGQGGYILKGQKTFITNGPHADTIVVFAKLDEGDGTPIRDRKVLTFVLDTGMEGLTQGKAFKKMGMMSSPTGELFFDDVHLGADRLLGGTEETPGGGGASAKAGFTAERIGIAALALGIINEAQRLSIDYARSRTLWGQEIGKFQLIQLKLAEMEVARINVQNMLFTAIEASRAGKPPTLAQASAMKLYSSRAATEVAMEAVQLFGGNGYMAEYRVEQLARDAKSLMIYAGSNEIQVTHVAKGLLRGE from the coding sequence GTGTTCGAGTGGTCCGACGAAGACCTGATGGTGCGCGACGCCCTGCGGGCGTTCATCGACAAGGAGGTGCGCCCGCACGTCGACGAGCTGGAGACCGGCGCGCTGCCGCCCTACGACATCACCCGGAAGATGCTGCAGACCTTCGGCATCGACCAGGTCAACCGCGAGAACCTCGAGGCCGAGCTGGCCGCGGAAGAGGCGGGGGAGAAGCCGAAGGCCGGCGGCTCCAGCACGCTGAGCTCGTCGATGTTCCTCATCCTCAACGTCGAGATGGCCGGCGTCAGCCTCGGCCTGATCGGCTCGATGGGCGTCTCGATGGGCCTGACGGTGTCGACGATCAAGTCCCGCGGCACCCTCGCGCAGAAGAAGCGCTGGCTGCCCGAGCTGGTCACCATGGAGAAGGTCGGCGCGTGGGCGATCACCGAGCCCGACAGCGGCTCCGACGCCCTCGGCGGCATGAAGACGACGGTGCGCCGGGACGGTCAGGGCGGCTACATCCTCAAGGGGCAGAAGACCTTCATCACCAACGGCCCGCACGCCGACACGATCGTCGTCTTCGCCAAACTCGACGAGGGTGACGGCACGCCGATCCGCGACCGCAAGGTGCTCACCTTCGTGCTGGACACGGGCATGGAGGGGCTCACGCAGGGCAAGGCCTTCAAGAAGATGGGCATGATGAGCTCTCCCACCGGTGAGCTGTTCTTCGACGACGTGCACCTCGGCGCGGACCGCCTGCTCGGCGGGACCGAGGAGACGCCCGGTGGCGGCGGGGCCTCGGCGAAGGCCGGCTTCACCGCCGAGCGGATCGGCATCGCGGCGCTCGCGCTGGGCATCATCAACGAGGCGCAGCGGCTGTCCATCGACTACGCCCGCTCGCGCACACTGTGGGGGCAGGAGATCGGGAAGTTCCAGCTCATTCAGCTGAAGCTGGCCGAGATGGAGGTGGCCCGGATCAACGTGCAGAACATGCTGTTCACGGCCATTGAGGCCTCGCGCGCCGGTAAGCCGCCGACGCTGGCACAGGCCTCGGCCATGAAGCTCTACAGCTCGCGAGCCGCCACCGAGGTGGCGATGGAGGCCGTGCAGCTGTTCGGCGGCAACGGATACATGGCCGAGTACCGCGTCGAGCAGCTCGCGCGCGACGCCAAGTCGCTCATGATCTACGCGGGGAGCAACGAGATCCAGGTGACGCACGTGGCGAAGGGGCTGCTGCGCGGCGAGTGA
- a CDS encoding lycopene cyclase family protein produces the protein MTPDVVVLGLGPAGRALAHRAAAAGLTVRAFDPAPDARWRRTFGLWADELPAWLPTGVVAAVGSPRVIARSRRALRREYAVLDVDALQDAMHLDGVDVRAERAGRDGHGAAFVIDARGPAPASGAGVPRQTAAGVLVPADAHEQLWMDWRPAPGVPEGAAASFLYAVRVSDQALLLEETCLAGAPALTVDELEVRLRARLAARGIVAGALHERVDFPLLAPGPRRGRGWCGVGVRGSTLHPATGYSVAGSLAFADEAVGALRAGRNPVDADAIAAHRLRAAALTALLGMSAPEQRDFFEVFFGLPERHVRGFLAGRSSATTNAAAMAAAFVAAPWGLRRRLARAITPRTPRGPR, from the coding sequence GTGACGCCGGACGTGGTGGTGCTGGGGCTGGGGCCGGCCGGTCGCGCCCTCGCGCACCGGGCGGCGGCCGCGGGGTTGACGGTGCGGGCGTTCGACCCGGCGCCGGACGCGCGATGGCGGCGCACCTTCGGGCTGTGGGCGGACGAGCTCCCCGCGTGGCTGCCGACGGGGGTCGTCGCCGCCGTCGGAAGTCCCCGGGTCATCGCCCGGAGCCGACGCGCGCTGCGGCGCGAGTACGCCGTGCTGGACGTCGATGCGCTGCAGGACGCGATGCACCTCGACGGTGTCGACGTCCGCGCGGAGCGGGCCGGGCGCGACGGGCACGGCGCCGCGTTCGTCATCGACGCGCGCGGGCCGGCGCCGGCGAGCGGGGCCGGGGTGCCGCGGCAGACCGCGGCCGGGGTGCTGGTGCCCGCCGACGCGCACGAGCAACTCTGGATGGACTGGCGGCCCGCGCCGGGCGTGCCCGAGGGCGCGGCGGCGTCGTTCCTCTACGCGGTGCGGGTCTCGGACCAGGCGCTCCTACTGGAGGAGACCTGCCTGGCGGGGGCGCCCGCGCTCACCGTCGACGAGTTGGAGGTGCGGCTGCGCGCCCGGCTGGCCGCGCGCGGGATCGTGGCGGGCGCGCTGCACGAACGGGTGGACTTCCCGCTGCTCGCGCCGGGTCCGCGGCGGGGCCGCGGCTGGTGCGGTGTCGGCGTGCGCGGGAGCACGCTGCACCCGGCCACGGGCTACTCAGTAGCGGGTTCGCTGGCCTTCGCCGACGAGGCGGTCGGGGCGCTGCGGGCGGGGCGGAACCCGGTCGACGCCGACGCGATAGCGGCGCACCGGCTGCGGGCGGCGGCGTTGACAGCGCTGCTCGGTATGTCCGCGCCGGAACAGCGCGACTTCTTCGAGGTGTTCTTCGGCCTGCCCGAGCGGCATGTGCGCGGTTTCCTGGCCGGACGGTCCTCGGCGACGACGAACGCCGCAGCGATGGCTGCGGCGTTCGTGGCGGCGCCGTGGGGGCTGCGCCGGCGCCTGGCTCGCGCGATTACTCCGCGGACTCCTCGCGGGCCGCGCTGA
- a CDS encoding bifunctional helix-turn-helix transcriptional regulator/GNAT family N-acetyltransferase, whose translation MNDQVDGVRRFNRAVTQRLGVLQDRYLARDRPLGQARLLWEIGRADGGVDLRDLRSRLDLDSGYLSRLLRALESDGLVTVGQDDGDGRVRTARVTPAGAAEYDELETRSHDAAQALLDPLSTGQRARLVSAMEEVERLLVASLVRVEEADAGSPAARFAARAYYGELGARLQDGFDPDVGGAIRDAAITPPAGLLLVATLREETVGCGALTFQDDGFAEVKRVWAAPTMRGLGLGRRIMAELEDRARAAGVRTVRLDTNADLTEAIGLYRALGYAEVERYNDNPYAQRWFAKDLR comes from the coding sequence ATGAACGATCAGGTGGACGGCGTCCGGCGATTCAACCGCGCGGTCACGCAGCGGCTCGGCGTGCTGCAGGATCGCTACCTCGCGCGGGACCGCCCACTGGGGCAGGCGCGGCTGCTGTGGGAGATCGGCCGCGCGGACGGCGGCGTCGACCTCCGTGACCTGCGCTCGCGCCTCGATCTCGACTCCGGGTACCTCAGTCGCCTGCTCCGCGCGCTCGAGTCGGACGGGCTGGTCACCGTCGGGCAGGACGACGGTGACGGTCGCGTCCGGACCGCCCGCGTCACCCCCGCCGGCGCGGCCGAGTACGACGAGCTCGAAACCCGATCCCACGACGCCGCGCAGGCGCTGCTCGATCCGCTCTCGACGGGGCAACGCGCGCGGCTCGTCTCGGCGATGGAGGAGGTCGAACGGCTGCTCGTCGCCTCGCTGGTGCGGGTCGAGGAGGCCGACGCCGGCTCCCCCGCGGCCCGATTCGCGGCCCGGGCGTACTACGGCGAGCTCGGCGCGCGCCTGCAGGACGGCTTCGATCCCGATGTGGGCGGCGCGATCCGTGACGCGGCGATCACGCCGCCGGCGGGGCTGCTCCTGGTCGCGACGCTGCGCGAGGAGACCGTCGGGTGCGGGGCGCTCACCTTCCAGGACGACGGCTTCGCCGAGGTCAAGCGCGTGTGGGCGGCGCCCACGATGCGCGGCCTCGGTCTCGGCCGCCGGATCATGGCCGAGCTGGAGGATCGCGCTCGCGCGGCGGGCGTGCGGACCGTGCGGCTGGACACGAACGCCGATCTCACCGAGGCGATCGGCCTGTACCGCGCGCTCGGGTACGCCGAGGTCGAGCGCTACAACGACAACCCCTACGCGCAGCGCTGGTTCGCGAAGGACCTGCGGTAG
- the trxA gene encoding thioredoxin, translating into MATVDMTADKFDQTVTGNDIVLVDFWASWCGPCRAFAPTFEKASEDHPDVVFAKVDTEAEQSLAAAANIRSIPTLMVFKKGNLVYNEAGALPPAALEDLIGQARALDIEQADFSAAREESAE; encoded by the coding sequence ATGGCAACAGTTGATATGACCGCAGACAAGTTCGATCAGACCGTGACCGGCAACGATATCGTGCTGGTCGACTTCTGGGCCTCGTGGTGCGGGCCGTGCCGGGCCTTCGCCCCGACCTTTGAGAAGGCATCCGAGGATCATCCCGATGTGGTTTTCGCGAAGGTCGACACCGAGGCCGAGCAGAGCCTCGCGGCGGCCGCCAACATCCGCTCCATCCCGACCCTGATGGTCTTCAAGAAGGGCAACCTCGTCTACAACGAGGCCGGTGCGCTCCCGCCCGCCGCGCTCGAGGACCTCATCGGTCAGGCCCGCGCTCTCGACATCGAGCAGGCCGACTTCAGCGCGGCCCGCGAGGAGTCCGCGGAGTAA
- the sufC gene encoding Fe-S cluster assembly ATPase SufC → MSTLEIRDLHVNVVQADENAEPIQILKGVDLTIKSGETHAIMGPNGSGKSTLSYAIAGHPKYEVTQGSITLDGEDVLAMSVDERARAGLFLAMQYPVEVPGVSMSNFLRSAATAVRGEAPKLRHWVKEVKEAMGELSIDAQFGERSVNEGFSGGEKKRHEILQLGLLKPKFAILDETDSGLDVDALRVVSEGVNRYAERENGGVLLITHYTRILRYIHPQFVHVFVNGRIVESGGSELADELEENGYVRFTQAVGT, encoded by the coding sequence CTCAAGGGCGTCGACCTGACGATCAAGTCGGGGGAGACCCACGCGATCATGGGGCCCAACGGCTCCGGCAAGTCCACGCTGAGCTACGCCATCGCCGGCCACCCCAAGTACGAGGTGACCCAGGGCTCGATCACCCTCGACGGCGAGGACGTCCTCGCGATGTCCGTCGACGAGCGCGCCCGCGCCGGCCTGTTCCTGGCCATGCAGTACCCCGTCGAGGTGCCCGGCGTCTCGATGTCGAACTTCCTCCGCTCCGCCGCCACCGCGGTGCGCGGCGAGGCCCCCAAGCTGCGGCACTGGGTCAAGGAGGTCAAGGAGGCGATGGGCGAGCTGTCCATCGACGCGCAGTTCGGCGAGCGTTCGGTCAACGAGGGCTTCTCGGGCGGCGAGAAGAAGCGCCACGAGATCCTGCAGCTGGGCCTGCTCAAGCCGAAGTTCGCCATCCTCGACGAGACCGACTCCGGCCTCGACGTCGACGCCCTGCGCGTCGTCTCCGAGGGCGTGAACCGCTACGCCGAGCGCGAGAACGGCGGAGTCCTGCTCATCACGCACTACACCCGCATCCTGCGGTACATCCACCCCCAGTTCGTCCACGTCTTCGTGAACGGCCGGATCGTGGAGTCGGGCGGCTCGGAGCTGGCCGACGAGCTGGAGGAGAACGGCTACGTGCGGTTCACCCAGGCCGTGGGTACATGA
- a CDS encoding LysM peptidoglycan-binding domain-containing protein, producing MTDVLRAGNQLGLGETLDSLNGGYTLTLQSDGNLVLTEGAGTVVWASGTDGKGVERANFQTDGNFVLYNGAGEGVWSTQTEGSGADRIVLQDDRNLVVYAGDADKWASNTATDQPAPARQAAPEPEPVAAEAPAAPAAPAPRTHTVVSGDTLWAIAEQYLGDGNRYTEIAQLNNIANPDLINVGQVITIP from the coding sequence ATGACCGACGTGCTTCGCGCAGGTAACCAGCTCGGCCTCGGGGAGACTCTCGACTCCCTCAACGGCGGCTACACGCTGACCCTGCAGAGCGATGGCAACCTCGTACTCACCGAGGGCGCCGGCACCGTGGTGTGGGCCAGCGGCACCGATGGCAAGGGCGTCGAGCGCGCCAACTTCCAGACCGACGGCAACTTCGTGCTCTACAACGGCGCCGGTGAGGGCGTCTGGTCCACCCAGACCGAGGGCTCCGGCGCCGACCGCATCGTCCTGCAGGACGATCGCAACCTCGTCGTCTACGCCGGCGATGCCGACAAGTGGGCCTCCAACACCGCCACCGACCAGCCCGCCCCGGCTCGTCAGGCCGCTCCGGAGCCCGAGCCCGTCGCCGCCGAGGCGCCCGCCGCGCCGGCCGCTCCCGCGCCGCGCACCCACACCGTCGTCTCGGGCGACACCCTGTGGGCCATCGCCGAGCAGTACCTGGGCGACGGCAACCGCTACACCGAGATCGCGCAGCTCAACAACATCGCGAACCCGGATCTGATCAACGTCGGCCAGGTCATCACCATCCCCTGA
- a CDS encoding cysteine desulfurase encodes MTTSTFDVTAVRQDFPILARTVRDDKPLVYLDSGATSQRPRQVLDAEWEFLTTHNAAVHRGAHQLAEEATDAYEDARAAIAEFVRVSPDELVFTKNATESLNLVAYTLGDDRSAAVLGGHRLREGDTVVVTELEHHANLVPWQELCRRTGATLKWYGVTDDGRIDLDSLELDESVKIVAFTHASNVTGAIAPVPELVARARAVGAVVVLDACQSVPHSPVDFADLDVDFAAFSGHKMYGPSGVGVLYGKRELLAQLPPFITGGSMIETVTMEGSTYAAPPQRFEAGVPMTSQVVGLGAAVKYLGALGMREVAAHEHSLVVAALDRLHAIEGLRIVGPTGDDERGSAVSFVVDGIHAHDLGQVLDDEGVAIRVGHHCAWPLHRRFGVAATARASFGVYNTIAEVDVLGDAIVKAQKFFGVI; translated from the coding sequence ATGACCACTTCGACCTTCGACGTGACCGCCGTGCGGCAGGATTTCCCGATCCTGGCCCGCACGGTCCGCGACGACAAGCCCCTGGTCTACCTCGACTCGGGCGCCACCTCGCAGCGCCCGCGCCAGGTGCTCGACGCGGAGTGGGAGTTCCTCACCACGCATAACGCGGCGGTGCACCGCGGCGCGCATCAGCTCGCCGAGGAGGCGACCGACGCGTACGAGGACGCGCGCGCCGCGATCGCCGAGTTCGTGCGGGTCTCGCCCGACGAGCTGGTGTTCACCAAGAACGCGACCGAGTCGCTGAACCTGGTGGCGTACACCCTCGGCGACGATCGCTCGGCCGCAGTGCTGGGCGGGCACCGGCTGCGTGAGGGCGACACCGTCGTCGTCACCGAGCTGGAGCACCACGCGAATCTCGTGCCCTGGCAGGAGCTGTGCCGCCGCACCGGCGCCACACTCAAGTGGTACGGCGTCACGGACGACGGCCGGATCGACCTCGACTCGCTGGAGCTCGACGAGTCGGTGAAGATCGTCGCGTTCACCCACGCGTCCAACGTGACCGGTGCGATCGCGCCGGTGCCGGAGCTGGTGGCGCGGGCCCGCGCGGTCGGCGCCGTCGTGGTGCTCGACGCGTGCCAGTCGGTGCCGCACAGCCCCGTCGACTTCGCGGACCTCGACGTGGACTTCGCCGCCTTCTCGGGCCACAAGATGTACGGCCCGTCCGGCGTCGGCGTGCTCTACGGCAAGCGCGAGCTGCTGGCGCAGCTGCCGCCGTTCATCACCGGCGGCTCGATGATCGAGACCGTCACGATGGAGGGCTCGACGTACGCGGCACCGCCGCAGCGCTTCGAGGCCGGTGTGCCGATGACGTCGCAAGTCGTAGGCCTCGGCGCCGCCGTGAAGTACCTCGGCGCCCTCGGCATGCGCGAGGTCGCCGCGCACGAGCACTCCCTGGTGGTCGCCGCCCTCGACCGGTTGCACGCCATCGAGGGGCTGCGGATCGTCGGCCCCACCGGTGATGACGAGCGCGGCAGCGCCGTCTCCTTCGTGGTGGACGGGATCCACGCCCACGACCTCGGGCAGGTGCTCGACGACGAGGGCGTCGCGATCCGCGTGGGCCACCACTGCGCGTGGCCGCTGCACCGCCGGTTCGGCGTCGCGGCCACCGCCCGCGCCTCGTTCGGCGTGTACAACACGATCGCCGAGGTCGACGTACTCGGCGACGCGATCGTCAAGGCCCAGAAGTTCTTCGGGGTGATCTGA
- a CDS encoding AMP-binding protein, producing MFVNLGVRDFLDRAEIVYPDRVGMVDEPDQPAPSWGERTYAEMAALARGQAARLDELGVPVGGRVAIVSQNAARLLTSFFGVSGWGRILVPVNFRLAPAEVEYIVEDSGAEVLLLDPEVEHLAETVTAKHVFVLGRDDEKIFGRAGAPSEPKPWAGDENATATINYTSGTTARPKGVQLTHRNLWLNATVFGMHVALTDNDVLLHTLPMFHANGWGMPFAATGVGIKHVVLRKVDGGEILRRVRDQGVTVMCAAPAVVTAALDAAAEWDGPIPGSGTVRVICAGAPPPTRVIHRVRYELGWEFIQIYGLTETSPLITVNRERAEWAGDDPMEVARRLGRAGAPALGVTLKIDEDGEILTRTNHALTAYWNKPAETAAALEGDWFHTGDRGTFEGGYLTIADRKKDVIISGGENVTSIEVEDALALHPAVREVAVIGIPDEKWGELVTAIVVADGVTAEELIAHTREHLAGYKCPKRIDFVDSLPRTATGKIQKFVLRAPFWDALERKVN from the coding sequence ATGTTCGTGAATCTGGGTGTACGTGACTTTCTGGACCGGGCCGAGATCGTCTACCCCGACCGCGTCGGGATGGTCGACGAGCCGGACCAACCGGCACCATCGTGGGGCGAGAGGACCTACGCCGAGATGGCGGCCCTCGCGCGCGGGCAGGCCGCCCGGCTCGACGAGCTGGGCGTTCCCGTCGGCGGCCGCGTCGCCATCGTCTCGCAGAACGCCGCCCGCCTGCTGACGTCGTTCTTCGGAGTCTCCGGCTGGGGTCGGATCCTGGTGCCGGTCAACTTCCGGCTCGCGCCGGCCGAGGTCGAGTACATCGTCGAGGACTCCGGCGCCGAGGTGCTGCTGCTCGACCCCGAGGTCGAGCACCTCGCGGAGACCGTGACCGCGAAGCACGTCTTCGTGCTCGGTCGCGACGACGAGAAGATCTTCGGGCGGGCCGGCGCACCGTCCGAGCCGAAGCCCTGGGCGGGCGACGAGAACGCCACCGCCACCATCAATTACACCTCGGGCACCACCGCTCGGCCGAAGGGCGTGCAGCTCACGCACCGCAACCTCTGGCTCAACGCCACGGTCTTCGGCATGCACGTCGCGCTGACCGACAACGACGTCCTGCTGCACACCCTGCCGATGTTCCACGCCAACGGCTGGGGCATGCCGTTCGCCGCCACCGGGGTCGGGATCAAGCATGTCGTCCTCCGTAAGGTCGACGGTGGCGAGATCCTGCGCCGCGTCCGCGACCAGGGGGTGACGGTCATGTGCGCGGCGCCCGCCGTGGTGACCGCGGCGCTCGACGCCGCCGCCGAGTGGGACGGACCGATCCCGGGCAGCGGCACCGTCCGCGTCATCTGCGCGGGCGCACCGCCGCCCACCCGCGTGATCCACCGCGTGCGGTACGAGTTGGGCTGGGAGTTCATCCAGATCTACGGCCTCACCGAGACCTCGCCGCTGATCACCGTCAACCGCGAGCGTGCGGAGTGGGCCGGCGACGACCCGATGGAGGTGGCCCGCCGCCTCGGCCGCGCGGGCGCGCCGGCGCTCGGCGTGACGCTGAAGATCGACGAGGACGGCGAGATCCTCACCCGCACCAACCATGCGCTCACCGCGTACTGGAACAAGCCGGCCGAGACCGCCGCGGCACTCGAGGGCGACTGGTTCCACACCGGCGACCGCGGGACCTTCGAGGGCGGCTACCTGACCATCGCCGACCGGAAGAAGGACGTGATCATCTCGGGTGGTGAGAACGTCACCTCCATCGAGGTCGAAGACGCTCTCGCCCTGCACCCGGCCGTCCGCGAGGTCGCGGTGATCGGCATCCCGGACGAGAAATGGGGCGAGCTCGTCACCGCGATCGTCGTCGCCGACGGGGTGACCGCCGAGGAACTCATCGCGCACACCCGCGAGCACCTGGCCGGGTACAAGTGCCCGAAGCGGATCGACTTCGTCGACTCGCTCCCGCGCACCGCGACGGGCAAGATCCAGAAGTTCGTGCTCCGCGCGCCGTTCTGGGACGCCTTGGAGCGCAAGGTCAACTGA